The window CGGGCTCCGTGCTCGTCGCGAGCCACGACCGGTGGTTCCTCGACGAGGCGATGACGGGGCTCGTCGACCTCGATCGGGCGCTCGATCCGCACGGTGCCGGCGGTGACCGGCAGGGCACGGCCTCGTCGGGTGGCTTCAGTGCGTATCTCGTCGAGCGCGAGCGTGCTCGGCGCCGGTGGGCCGAGCGCTACGCGGCGCAGGAGGAGGAGCGCGCCGAGATCGAGGCCGCCATCGGCGTCCGCGAGTCGGACATCTTCCACCGCTCGACGTCGAAGTCGGAGGGGCGGATCACGGCGAAGTTCTACGCCGATCGCGCCGCCAAGACGCAGGGCGGTCGCGTGCACGCCGCCCGGGCACGGCTCGCCGCACTCGAACGCGAACAGATCGACCCCCCTCCCGTGCCGCTGCGCTTCGGCCCGCTCGACGCGGGCGCGGCGAGTTCGGACGAGGTCGTGGTGCGTGCCGAGGGGGTCGGTGTCGACGGGCGCCTGTCACCCCTCGACCTGACGCTCGGAGCGGGCGAGCACCTCCTCGTCACCGGGCCGAACGGGGCGGGCAAGTCGACGCTGCTCGCGCTCCTCGGCGACCGACTCGCACCGGACACGGGCACGCTCGAGCTCGTGCACGGCGTCACCGTTCGCCGGCTCGAACAACACGACGCATGGAGCGACCTCACACGCAGCGCGGGCGACGAGTTCGACCTCGCCACCCGTGGGGCGACGCCGGGTCCCGCGACGACCGGGCTGCTCGAGCCCCGTGATCTCGGCCGTCCGGTCGGCGAGCTCTCGCCCGGCCAGCGACGACGGCTCGCGATCGCGATCACGCTCGCGGAGCCGCCGGACGTCCTCCTTCTCGACGAGCCCACCAACCACCTCGCGCTCGCGCTCGTGGACGACCTCGAGCGCGCCCTCGCCGGCTGGCCGGGAACCCTCGTCATCGCGAGCCACGACCGCTGGTTGCGCAGACGATGGGCGGGCCGCCGACTCCACCTGGCTCCGGCTCGGCGACCAGGATCCATCGGTCGTCGTCTTCCACCCAACACGGAGGTGTCGTCCACCTCGTCCGAACCCGCCACGACGACCATCGTGTGACACACGGGCGTGCGGTCCGCGCGCGAACAGGGAGGTTCGGGATGCACGTGTTCATCGAATCCGTCATGGCCACGGTGGTGGGGCTCAATGCCCTACTGCTCGTCGCGACGATCGTCGTGATGTCGCGCACGGCAGACCACCAGAACGCGGGCTGAGGCGACGGATCGGCACCGATCCGAGCACGGTCGCGCACACCGTGGGAGCGAGCGCCCGACGGTTCGGACGCGCGGGCGCTCGCGAGCGCGCACGTCGTCCTGCCCGGGCGTGTCGGATATCCCCAGCCTGTGGACAACACGGTGGATAACGTTGTGGACGCAGCGAACGCTCAGGATCTTCGCGCGCTCGCCGTGACGGTGATGCAACTCCGGGGACGGCGTGCGCGCGGCCCGCGGTCGGAGACGGGGACGGGGACGGGGACGGGGACGGGGACGGGACGACGGTCTCGAGCTGACCACGGCGGTATATCGACCACCTTCGTCCGGGTCGGGGAACGGAACTCGCGGTCCGTGCCGGACGGGACGCGGACCCCCGGTCGGGTCAGTCCCCGGGTGGGAGCGCGGGCCCGTCGGTGGCTGCCCCATCGTCCGGGTCGATGTTCGGCACCGTGCCGTCCTTGCGGTCCCCCACGAGCAGTACGCGGGCGAACCCCAGATCGGGCACGTCGGCGGGCCGGTCGCGGAGCGCGGGGAAGGGCGGGTTGCGAAGGCTCGTCTGCAGCACGTCGCGGACCTCGTCCGCGGTGAGGACGCCGTCGGCCCCGACGGCGCGGACGCGTGCGGCGAAGGCGTCGGAGTAGTCGAACCCGGCGAGGATCCCGAGGTCGCGGCCCCTCGTCGACTCGGTCGCCTCGCGGTCACGGAGACGGTCGATCACGAGTTCGACGCCGTCACCGTCCACGTCGATCGCCCATGCCCGGTACTGGCCCTCGGTGATGTCGCCGCGTTCGACCTCGACGACACGCTGCACCGTCTCGCGGCCCGGCAGTTCGCCGTCGAGGTAGGCGCTCGCGAGGAGCTCGACGATCATCCGCCGGTCGTCCTCGGCGAGGGGGCTGAGGAGGTCGGGGAAATAGAGTCGCCAGTACTCGTCGAAGGACAGCGCGGCCGTGGTCATGCGTCAAGCTCACCGCGTGCAACTGGGAACGCGCCGGTTGCCGCGCCACACGCGGTCATCGGGGCGCGGGGCAGTGCGTGAGCCGGGGGCGAAGAAAAGCCCCCGTTCCCGGAACCGGGAACGGGGGCTGCTCTCTGCGTGGTGCGCGAGGGGGGAGTTGAACCCCCACGCCCTTTCGGGCACACGGACCTGAACCGTGCGCGTCTGCCTATTCCGCCACTCGCGCGCTAACCCGGAGACTCTATCAGACTCCGACCACCCCGCTCGACCACGCCCACGGCCCGACCACGCCCGCCACGCCCGACCACGCCCGCCACGCGACAACGGCCCTCCCTTCGAACACCGCCTCCCCTTGGCCAAAACCCTGCCCTCGACCACGCCCACCCCGCTCGACCACGACCCTCCCTCATGACACCCGCCCGACTCGTGACGCATCGCCGCGAACGCGTCCGGTCATACCCTCCGGACGCCGCACATCAAGCCGGGTTGTTGCTACCGGGCCTGAGGCCCGGTAGCAACAACCCGGCTTGATGCTGGATGGGTGGCAGGGGGGCGATGTCCGGACCGTGCTCGGCCGCGTGGTCCCAGCGCGCTCGCCGGCGTTCTCCGGCGCGCGTCCGTGCCGTGCGCCGAGCGGCGTCCTTCGGCACCGGCGCGCGGTTCGCGTGGACCGACGCGCCTTCCTGAATATGGGTTTCGTCGCCGTAGCGGCTACCATGACGTGACCCTTTTCCGAGGCCGTGTCCGTCGTCACCCACGCGGACGCCGTCTCGAGACGGACGTGAGCGACAGCCCCGAACGACCCTGCCGGAGGATCGGGGATCACGCCGTACCGACCGACCACGCGAGACCCGGGAGTCATGTGGGAATCCTCGACAAATTCGAGCGAGGTCTCGAACGCCTGTTCAACGGTGCGTTCGCCAAGACCTTCCGCTCCGGCTTGCAGCCGGTCGAGATCAGTGCAGCCCTCAAGCGCGCCCTGGACACCAAGGCACAGGTCGTCTCGCGCGAGCGCATCCTCGTCCCGAACCGGTTCCACGTGAACCTCAGCCCGGCCGACTACGAGCGCATGACCGGCCTCGGTACGAGCCTCACCGACGAGCTCCTCCGTGTCGTCG is drawn from Pseudoclavibacter chungangensis and contains these coding sequences:
- a CDS encoding ABC-F family ATP-binding cassette domain-containing protein → MPSHGALSTQRHFRIDGLSYAYPADPTRRVLRDVHLTVSPGERIGLIGENGAGKSTLVRLVAGELEPLGGDLVRPASLGVLLQEHEEPEGTTLGDVVEHAIAPVRALVTRLESSAAALAEHPDDEAVATAYDDALAAVERDDPWSVDARVATVLASLGLGDVPLDRPLASLSGGTRRRVHLAVTLLGRPDALLLDEPTNHLDDAAVDFLVAELTAWPGSVLVASHDRWFLDEAMTGLVDLDRALDPHGAGGDRQGTASSGGFSAYLVERERARRRWAERYAAQEEERAEIEAAIGVRESDIFHRSTSKSEGRITAKFYADRAAKTQGGRVHAARARLAALEREQIDPPPVPLRFGPLDAGAASSDEVVVRAEGVGVDGRLSPLDLTLGAGEHLLVTGPNGAGKSTLLALLGDRLAPDTGTLELVHGVTVRRLEQHDAWSDLTRSAGDEFDLATRGATPGPATTGLLEPRDLGRPVGELSPGQRRRLAIAITLAEPPDVLLLDEPTNHLALALVDDLERALAGWPGTLVIASHDRWLRRRWAGRRLHLAPARRPGSIGRRLPPNTEVSSTSSEPATTTIV